A section of the Campylobacter porcelli genome encodes:
- a CDS encoding bacteriocin has product MKKLSIGVFLTILLTINIKASDLLSIATNGMFNSNSFGAKTLNTKEMQEIKGGYQLYTIDNSSNGLMMAIAIPNDTTELSSIRASNGKLISFLPNTNTVGICGLGVTECYQNKTTKTHWESNIARFYQYTSALGPYTLAQGYYLSFIVSRNIGINAQGQRYSYFRYIPTAINLYNGSVGYPNTSLDNPIIREIKANVEKNFTDRLGGLWIR; this is encoded by the coding sequence ATGAAAAAACTAAGTATTGGCGTCTTCTTGACTATTTTATTAACCATAAATATAAAAGCAAGCGATCTATTAAGCATTGCTACAAATGGAATGTTTAATAGCAATAGTTTTGGTGCTAAGACATTGAATACTAAAGAAATGCAAGAAATTAAAGGCGGATATCAATTATATACTATTGATAACTCTTCAAATGGTTTAATGATGGCTATTGCAATTCCTAATGATACGACAGAATTAAGTTCGATCAGGGCAAGCAATGGAAAATTAATTTCTTTTTTGCCAAATACAAATACAGTTGGAATATGCGGTTTGGGTGTTACAGAATGTTATCAAAATAAGACAACTAAAACACATTGGGAAAGTAATATAGCAAGATTTTATCAATACACTAGTGCACTTGGACCATATACGCTTGCTCAAGGATATTATTTATCATTTATAGTTAGTAGAAATATTGGGATAAATGCACAAGGACAAAGATATTCATATTTTAGATATATACCTACAGCCATCAATTTATATAACGGCAGTGTTGGTTATCCAAACACCAGTTTAGATAATCCTATTATCCGTGAAATAAAAGCAAATGTAGAAAAGAATTTTACCGATAGGTTAGGTGGATTATGGATAAGATAG
- a CDS encoding TonB-dependent receptor domain-containing protein, whose translation MRMLCALCAAVSLYAQDVNLGRVNVTQSYEKNILDNPTTTQITKDTILNSPDLAKSLLDISGFNMVRKGGGGSEVSYRSGLSARLPIYIDGSEIQGGCGGRMDTAITYIEPQNYRSIKIIKGPQDVRYGALVNGGLVFDRGIIRLDNASYGADISMLAGSFNQKELSGEAIDGNELGSIQINGGIYQSDNYKDGDGNIVHSEYFRKQGAIIGTITPNDESAISLSADFGNGEAAYADRAMDGTKFQRESYNLALEQVLGKHTLNLQGYYHYIDHVMDNFSLRPAMPNRYNISNPKREIIGTKAEIKLNFDDITTYIGGSYKEDKHSSRMAQNATSATDAQNRVFSQNYNKNALISTTSIFTQSEYFSENYGIFGGLRLDRVEIDKYNIGIFDRSKIQAPISGFMRYERYYDALSLYAGVGRAERTSDFWEFQKIDGMNLKTEKNHQIDLGALYDDGNINLSTNLFLSKIDDYIVLNYGTTTSAFNTDALLMGGEMDMEILIDNFYKLGAGLSYVYGKNLKNTNGLKDGDPLPQISPLAFKAVAGLVRNEWFVDLDFYANASQHRYKENYGNVAGKDLGYSDSFWTIGLNAGYKYNNYQVMLAAMNLNNALYSYHTSKNGAAIATLDIPATTRVYEPGRSFWIKLKASF comes from the coding sequence ATGAGAATGCTTTGTGCTTTGTGTGCTGCTGTAAGTTTATATGCTCAAGATGTGAATTTAGGTAGGGTAAATGTAACTCAAAGCTATGAAAAAAATATTTTAGACAATCCTACCACCACCCAAATAACCAAAGATACCATACTTAACTCTCCAGATTTAGCCAAATCCTTGCTTGATATAAGCGGATTTAATATGGTTAGAAAAGGTGGTGGCGGTAGTGAAGTATCATATCGCTCAGGACTTTCGGCTAGACTTCCTATATATATAGATGGATCTGAAATTCAAGGCGGTTGCGGTGGTAGAATGGATACAGCCATCACATATATCGAACCACAAAACTATCGCTCCATAAAAATAATAAAAGGTCCTCAAGATGTGCGATATGGGGCTTTAGTTAATGGTGGATTGGTCTTTGATAGGGGGATTATCAGACTAGATAATGCTAGCTATGGTGCTGATATATCTATGTTAGCTGGTAGTTTTAATCAAAAAGAGCTAAGTGGCGAGGCCATAGATGGTAATGAGCTTGGTAGTATTCAAATTAATGGCGGAATTTATCAAAGTGATAATTATAAAGATGGTGATGGCAACATTGTCCATTCAGAATATTTTCGCAAACAAGGAGCTATAATTGGCACTATAACTCCAAACGATGAGAGTGCTATTAGCTTAAGTGCGGATTTTGGCAATGGTGAGGCAGCCTATGCTGATAGAGCTATGGATGGGACAAAATTCCAAAGAGAGTCTTATAACCTTGCATTAGAGCAAGTCTTAGGCAAACACACTCTAAATTTACAAGGCTACTACCACTATATAGATCATGTGATGGATAATTTTAGCCTAAGACCAGCAATGCCAAATAGATATAATATTAGCAATCCAAAAAGAGAGATTATAGGCACTAAAGCTGAAATAAAGCTAAATTTTGATGATATAACCACATATATCGGTGGGTCTTATAAAGAAGATAAGCACTCTAGCAGAATGGCACAAAATGCCACTAGTGCTACTGACGCACAAAATAGAGTCTTTTCTCAAAATTACAATAAAAATGCTCTAATTAGCACAACTTCTATATTTACTCAAAGTGAGTATTTCAGCGAGAATTATGGTATATTTGGCGGTCTAAGACTAGATAGGGTTGAGATTGATAAGTATAATATAGGGATATTTGACCGCTCTAAAATACAAGCTCCAATCTCTGGATTTATGCGTTATGAGAGATATTATGACGCATTAAGCCTCTATGCTGGGGTTGGTAGAGCTGAGAGAACTTCTGATTTTTGGGAGTTTCAAAAGATTGATGGAATGAACTTAAAAACTGAAAAAAATCATCAAATCGATTTGGGTGCTCTTTATGATGATGGAAATATAAATTTAAGCACAAATTTATTTTTATCTAAAATTGATGATTATATTGTCCTAAATTATGGCACTACTACATCGGCTTTTAATACAGATGCACTCCTAATGGGCGGGGAGATGGATATGGAAATTTTAATTGATAATTTTTATAAATTAGGTGCTGGATTATCATATGTATATGGTAAAAATTTGAAAAATACAAATGGATTAAAAGATGGAGACCCACTACCACAAATCTCACCTTTAGCATTTAAAGCTGTAGCTGGGCTAGTGCGTAATGAGTGGTTTGTTGATTTGGATTTTTATGCCAATGCTAGCCAACATAGATATAAGGAGAATTACGGCAATGTCGCCGGAAAAGACCTAGGCTATAGCGATAGCTTTTGGACTATTGGATTAAATGCTGGATATAAATATAATAATTACCAAGTAATGTTAGCAGCGATGAATTTAAATAACGCACTATATAGCTATCATACTAGCAAAAATGGAGCCGCAATAGCAACTTTAGATATTCCAGCTACCACTAGGGTTTATGAGCCAGGTAGGAGCTTTTGGATAAAATTAAAAGCTAGTTTCTAA